From the Bdellovibrio bacteriovorus genome, one window contains:
- a CDS encoding RidA family protein, with amino-acid sequence MKKVIHTDNAPKAVGPYSQAVQMGDFLFCSGQISIDPKTNEVFTGDIKTQTQMVMRNIEAVLSAGGMNFSNIVKTTIFITNMNDFATVNEVYAQYFKDAPPARSTVAVAGLPKGVNVEIEVLAHR; translated from the coding sequence ATGAAAAAAGTAATTCACACAGACAACGCACCTAAAGCAGTAGGCCCTTATTCACAAGCCGTGCAAATGGGTGATTTTTTGTTCTGCTCTGGACAGATTTCAATTGATCCAAAAACAAATGAAGTTTTCACGGGCGATATCAAAACTCAAACTCAGATGGTGATGAGAAATATCGAAGCTGTTCTTTCAGCAGGCGGTATGAATTTTTCAAACATCGTAAAGACGACAATCTTCATCACAAACATGAATGACTTTGCGACAGTGAATGAAGTTTACGCTCAATATTTTAAAGACGCGCCTCCAGCTCGCTCGACAGTGGCTGTGGCGGGTCTTCCTAAAGGTGTGAACGTTGAAATCGAAGTTTTGGCGCATCGCTAA